From a region of the Chroicocephalus ridibundus chromosome 8, bChrRid1.1, whole genome shotgun sequence genome:
- the UCK2 gene encoding uridine-cytidine kinase 2 isoform X2 has translation MLTHSGRTTSALRPGGDGPWQRQSSVCSKIVQLLGQNEVDYRQKQVVIVSQDSFYRVLTSEQKSKALKGQFNFDHPDAFDNELIVKTLKEITEGKTVQIPVYDFVSHSRKEETVTVYPADVVLFEGILAFYSQEVRDLFRMKLFVDTDADTRLSRRVLRDISERGRDLEQILSQYITFVKPAFEEFCLPTKKYADVIIPRGADNEVAINLIVQHIQDILNGGLSKRQSNGYLNGYTPPRQRQPSESSSRPH, from the exons ATGCTGACTCACAGCGGCAGAACGACCTCCGCGCTGCGCCCGGGAGGGGACGGTCCTTGGCAGCGGCAG TCCTCAGTATGCTCCAAGATCGTCCAGCTGCTGGGCCAGAACGAGGTGGACTACCGCCAGAAGCAGGTGGTGATCGTGAGCCAAGACAGCTTCTACAGGGTCCTCACCTCAGAGCAGAAATCCAAAGCACTCAAAGGCCAGTTCAATTTTGACCACCCAG ATGCCTTTGACAACGAGCTGATCGTGAAAACACTCAAAGAGATCACGGAAGGGAAGACGGTCCAGATTCCTGTCTATGACTTTGTCTCCCACTCCAG GAAAGAGGAGACGGTGACTGTCTACCCTGCCGACGTGGTGCTCTTCGAAGGCATCCTGGCCTTCTACAGCCAGGAGGTGCGGGATCTCTTCCGCATGAAGCTCTTTGTGGACACGGACGCAGACACCCGGCTGTCCCGCAGAG TGCTACGAGACATCAGTGAGCGAGGCAGGGACCTTGAGCAGATCTTATCTCAGTACATCACCTTCGTTAAGCCTGCCTTCGAGGAGTTCTGTTTGCCA acCAAGAAGTATGCTGACGTGATCATTCCCAGAGGAGCAGATAATGAAG TGGCCATAAACCTGATAGTGCAGCACATCCAGGACATTCTTAACGGAGGACTCAGCAAACGCCAGAGCAACGGCTACCTGAATGGCTACACTCCTCCGCGCCAGCGGCAGCCCTCAGAATCCAGCAGCCGGCCTCACTGA
- the UCK2 gene encoding uridine-cytidine kinase 2 isoform X1, producing MAGDSEQRLEEHGQPSGGEPFLIGVSGGTASGKSSVCSKIVQLLGQNEVDYRQKQVVIVSQDSFYRVLTSEQKSKALKGQFNFDHPDAFDNELIVKTLKEITEGKTVQIPVYDFVSHSRKEETVTVYPADVVLFEGILAFYSQEVRDLFRMKLFVDTDADTRLSRRVLRDISERGRDLEQILSQYITFVKPAFEEFCLPTKKYADVIIPRGADNEVAINLIVQHIQDILNGGLSKRQSNGYLNGYTPPRQRQPSESSSRPH from the exons ATGGCGGGGGACAGCgagcagaggctggaggagcaCGGGCAGCCCAGCGGCGGCGAGCCCTTCCTCATCGGGGTCAGCGGCGGCACGGCTAGCGGAAAG TCCTCAGTATGCTCCAAGATCGTCCAGCTGCTGGGCCAGAACGAGGTGGACTACCGCCAGAAGCAGGTGGTGATCGTGAGCCAAGACAGCTTCTACAGGGTCCTCACCTCAGAGCAGAAATCCAAAGCACTCAAAGGCCAGTTCAATTTTGACCACCCAG ATGCCTTTGACAACGAGCTGATCGTGAAAACACTCAAAGAGATCACGGAAGGGAAGACGGTCCAGATTCCTGTCTATGACTTTGTCTCCCACTCCAG GAAAGAGGAGACGGTGACTGTCTACCCTGCCGACGTGGTGCTCTTCGAAGGCATCCTGGCCTTCTACAGCCAGGAGGTGCGGGATCTCTTCCGCATGAAGCTCTTTGTGGACACGGACGCAGACACCCGGCTGTCCCGCAGAG TGCTACGAGACATCAGTGAGCGAGGCAGGGACCTTGAGCAGATCTTATCTCAGTACATCACCTTCGTTAAGCCTGCCTTCGAGGAGTTCTGTTTGCCA acCAAGAAGTATGCTGACGTGATCATTCCCAGAGGAGCAGATAATGAAG TGGCCATAAACCTGATAGTGCAGCACATCCAGGACATTCTTAACGGAGGACTCAGCAAACGCCAGAGCAACGGCTACCTGAATGGCTACACTCCTCCGCGCCAGCGGCAGCCCTCAGAATCCAGCAGCCGGCCTCACTGA